Within the Bradyrhizobium cosmicum genome, the region CCTGGTCTCGAAAATCCCACCGCAGAAGTCATCGCTGCATGGTTTTTGGCGCGAATTGCCAATTGTGAAAGCGTCAGAGTCTACGAGAACGATGATTGTTGGGCAGAAATTTCTTCGCCCGCTCGATGAGCATGCTATTGGTTCGACTGTTTTTAGGCTTTCTTGTGTGCAGTGCAGTACGGGCGCGCTCTCGAACTGAGCGGGCCAGAACTGCATTGGATCGTATCTCCTAGCGCCCCCTCCAGTTGTACATCCGCAAATACTCTAGCGTGGTACCGCCGATCAGTGCATTCTCGGGTTTTGGAGTGGTGAGCGGGAACGCCTGGATATGGCTAGTGGGTTAAGCGGATCTACGATTAAGTCTTGGTTTCAGTATAGGTGCGAAAGGAAGACTCGCTACGAGACGATGGATCCCGCGGAGCTAGCCGCGGTGCCGGTAGCGAAGGACAACCGAGAGAACCGATGGGCTATCCTCGGGGTCGATTTCGAGGAACGGGTGGTTCAGCGCCTCTCTCAAGAGAAGGTCGTTCTTCGGCCGCCTAAGGGGGATAAGGAAGGTCTACGTGAAGGCTTGGCCGCTGAATTCTTGCGCGGGAGAGGCAACGCGGACTACGCGGCCCAACTAAAGTTAAAGCCTCGACTGCGGCCAGCTTGGCTCGGAAACAACCTGGAACTGCGCCGAAGCTTTGCCGATCTCGTCTGTCGCACCACGGTGAGGGGTAAGGCAAACTTTCGAATAATCGATGTTAAGGCAACTCGGAGCGCAAGAGCGTTCCACAAGATGCAAGTGGCTTTTTATGCGCTCTTGCTTGACGCGGTGATCAACGAAAATGCAATCGTCGGCGAAATCGATCCCGAGGGCGAAATCTGGCGAATACCTGACGATGGTGACGCTGAAGGAGATCGTTGGCAGGTTGAGAGCTTTGCGATTGAGCCATACAAGAGGTTAGTACGCGAGTTTTGTGCCAACACTCTGTCTGAGATCGCGTCTAAACCGGTTAGGCCGGGACAAGACGAAACGTTCTTTCACGTCTATTTCAAATGCGAGCAGTGTGCATACTTGCCCCATTGCATTCAGGCAGTGGACCGCGATCGTCCTGCTTACTTGCGTGATGTTTCAGCCGTTCCAGGCTTGAGCCACGAGGCCAAGCGTACCCTGATTTCGATGGGTGGTAAGACCGTTGCCCAATTAGCCGAGATGGGTGCAGGCATCGGACGTATGGACGGTGCCGGTTGGTCCTTATCTCGCCGCGCGGAGACCCTTATCGCTCGCGCACAGGCAATGCGCGATGACAAAGTCGCTCCAGGTTCGGAATCGCACACATTCTTAATGCCGCCTCGAACGGACGCAGCGCTGTATCTAGCGGCCGATCAGGATCCAGTAGACGACGGCCTTGTTACCTTGGGTTATTTATATGTGCGAGGCGACATCACGCGCCAATTGATAAAAGTGCTACCAACCGCCGATCGCAAAGCCGAAGCGAACGCTCTTGTTGAAATCTTCAGCCAGCTGATTTCTGATCTGCGTGAGATCGATGCTCACAATGCCTCCCTGCCTGGCGGACCGAGCAACCCAGCTTCAATCTTCTCTCATATATTTGTATACGAGGCTGCAGAAGGTGTTGGCTTGCAAAATGCAGTGAAGCGCCATCTCGACGATCCGAGAGTGCGACATGGACTGCTCGACATGGTGCGGTTGTTTCCGCCTGACGAGATTGTACCTGAGCCCGAGTTTCGCGGGATGCAGCATCTCCCGGCTACTGCACTGAGGTCTGTAATTGAGCAGCTTTTCGCGCTGCCAGTAACGGTTTCGTACGACCTACGCCAAGTGTCGGATGCCCTGCAGAGAAATGGGTTTATCGGCAACGCGTACAGCCCCAACGATCTCTTCCATCGTCCGTTCTCTTCCCTTTTGTCAATCGATGTTTCGCGAGCACTTCGGGAGGGGCGACCTGGATGTCCCACTATCGATCAAATCGAATCCGACGTGGCTGCGCGTCTTCAAGCTACTCATGCTGCCGCGGAATGGCTTCGCTCAGAGCACCGCCGGCGGATTCAGGCTGGTGAGCGAGCGATGTTGCGGCTTAACAAGCAGCCATTTCGAATGCAGGCCACATTCGATCCACTTGCTGTAGCGGATCTCGATATGCTTCGTGCTTTCGAGCTCCTCGAGAATCGCTCAGGCCTGCTTGAGACGATGATCAAGCTAGCTCAGCCGACGCGAGTTCGACGGGAGGCTGGGCGCGCCATCGGGCCCATGCGCCTGTTGAACGTATACAAGTACGCACGAAGCGTAGTGATATTCTTATCCGCACCGCCAGATGCCCTAGATGATGAAATCGCCGCCGGTGCATTCGGTCTTATTCTTAGTAACGGCGAACCTGAGTACGTGCTCGAGCCGCGAATGTGGCCTCAGATCTCCTGTGAATTGCTGGATCCCAAGCCGAACGACACCACAAACCTGCGGCGGGTGCGAGTGTTTCGGCCCAATTTCGAAAGTGCCGTATTCCAGGAAATGATGCGGCGGATTGGGGAGGAGGGATGGTTTCTTGACCGGAGCTTCGTAGACCTTAACACGGCGAAGGCCGACAACTTTATCAGCTTTCTGGCTCAGTCGGGTGCGGCATGACGGTACGCGATGATGTCGTCAAGTTTCTGCGCGATCCGTTGGGATTTTCGGCATCCGTGCAGGATCCTGATGTCTGGCTCGCTGGTCTGGAATCTTACGCGTTGCCTTGGATTGCTGCAAAGGCAGACCGGCCATTACGTCCGGCCCAGGAAGCCGCTTGGCGGGGTCTTGCAACATGTCGATCTGGATTGGTGCTTGGACCGCCAGGGACTGGTAAGACCCATTTGCTCTCGTGGCTCGTGGCTGGCTACGCGCCAGCCCGACGCGCCGTCGGTTTGCCGGCCAGGACGTTTGTAACCGCCTTTACAAAGAACGCGATCGGAAACGTGCTTGATGCCGTCGTAAGCCGGCAGGAAATGCATGAACCCAATGCTCCCCGTCCTATATATTTTGGCTCGGAACCCGCAGCTGGTTTATCCGCGGGTGTTGACGTCATGGGCCGCGGTGACGAGGCAGATCTGTTCGCAGCACTCGCAAGTGGTCGCGCTGTTATTGGGGCAACAATTTGGTCCCTATACCGCTTGCTTGATTCTGGTCGCGCGCCAGACGCGGAAGGTCCGACTGCTCCCTTGTTCGACCTGATCTGCATCGATGAAGCATCGCAAATGGTTCTTGGGCAGGGGTTGATGGCGCTTGGAGGATTAGCCCCCGGTGGACGCGTCATCGTCTCCGGAGACGATCAGCAGCTCCCGCCGGTACGTGCGGCTCGCGAGCTTGCAGTTGGGGGACGCCAGATGGGAGGTTCCCTGTACGCGTTCATGAAGTCTGCGACCGCTAGAGAGTTCGCTCTCGAAGAGACCTTCCGGCTCAATCAACCGCTGGCGGATTTTCCAGAACAGAAGTTCTATCCCGGTCGGTATGTGTCAGCTAACCCCACGTCCAGGCTCGTGCTGCGAGACGGGTGGATGGACGGTTTGGATCACGTAACCCGATTGGCGCTCGATCCTGCGTACCCAGTAGTCGTTCTACTTCATGACGGGCCGACGGCATCGACCTCCAATGCATTTGAGGCGGCCCTGTCCTCTCGATTCGCAACCGCGCTCGCGTCCCGTTCAGTAGACAAGAATGGCCAACAGATATCGCCTGATCAGTTTTGGTCTAGGTTGACTGCCATCGTAAGTCCTCACCGCGCACAAAACGCACTAATCAGAAATTTACTCCCAGAAGACTTGAGGCCTGACGCGTTCGTTGAGACGGTAGACCGAATCCAGGGTAAGGAGCGAGATGTTGTCATCCTTTCGTATTGCGTGGGTGATCCAGAGTTTGCCTTAGCTGAGGCCGAGTTCATCTTCTCGCCAGAGCGTCTAAACGTCTCGATTACCCGCGCCCGACATAAGCTGATCATGCTCGTCAGCAAGAGGTTGTTGGATGCCGTACCAACAGAGCAAGAGTTGATGGACAATGCCGAGACTTTACGAGAATTTGTATTCTCTTGTATTGCTGCTGCGGATGTACAAGTCGACGGCCCGGGGGGGCGTCTTGTTAATGTACAGATTCGTTTGCGAGGTTTCCCAGGCGAGATAACCTCGGTTGACGATGTCAGTGACGATGTCAGTCAAGCCTCGCCAAAGCCGGATGTAACCCCTATCCTAACACCACAGCTAGAGGGTGTGCTTGCAGCAATTCGTCAGGTTGTTGCTCAAAGGAACAGGGCCTCCGCACCCTTATCTGCAGTCAAAAGGAGACTTGCGCGGCAAGATGACGTGTTTGGCGATGCCCGCTCACTTCATCAAATTGGCTGGGTCTCGCTCCAGCAGCCAAAAAGCCAATATGGATACTTTTGGTCGGCTGCCCCCTTCGATAAGCCCAGGCGGGTCTATTCGATCGATCTCGACTCGGTCCGAAGTCGGATCGCCGTGATTGTCCGAGAGTCGAAATCGGGCCGCTACTGCTTCTACGACCGCGTGCGAGACAGATTTTCTTGGATGACGGCAGAGGGAGAGGACGCGCTCCTGCCGGTCTTGAAGCAATTACAAGCTGAGCAAGTCATCATCTTTGGTGACTTCAAAGGATCTCGGACAATCGCGTTGGCTCAGCAGCCAGACGCAGCGGCCCACCTGCCCGCTCCCCCAGCGATTGACCCCCCGGGTGACGCTGACTTTGAAATACTTAACCGGATCGAGGATATTGAAGCGGCCCGGATCAACTTTGGCGTGGTCGAAACCTGGATTTCCGTTGTCGAACTCGCACGAAGTTTGAATTGTGCGATCGACCCACTGACTGAAGCTCTGGCCCGCTTGGAAGCCAACGGATACCTCATGTTAGCTTCCGAGGGACGTGTCCGCAGCCGAGTTGCTGAGATTGCGCGCGAGGTTCGTCATGTTAAGCAGAGGTTTCGATCAGACGACGCAGGCCGGCGGCCGTACCTCGTACGAGGCCTGAAGGTAGAGTTCAAGGACCGTACAAAGCCCGCACGCGATCTCGCAATTAGCGAGGTGTTTGAGAGAGCTTCGAACGAAGCTGACTCGGAGCAGCGCT harbors:
- a CDS encoding PD-(D/E)XK nuclease family protein — encoded protein: MPVAKDNRENRWAILGVDFEERVVQRLSQEKVVLRPPKGDKEGLREGLAAEFLRGRGNADYAAQLKLKPRLRPAWLGNNLELRRSFADLVCRTTVRGKANFRIIDVKATRSARAFHKMQVAFYALLLDAVINENAIVGEIDPEGEIWRIPDDGDAEGDRWQVESFAIEPYKRLVREFCANTLSEIASKPVRPGQDETFFHVYFKCEQCAYLPHCIQAVDRDRPAYLRDVSAVPGLSHEAKRTLISMGGKTVAQLAEMGAGIGRMDGAGWSLSRRAETLIARAQAMRDDKVAPGSESHTFLMPPRTDAALYLAADQDPVDDGLVTLGYLYVRGDITRQLIKVLPTADRKAEANALVEIFSQLISDLREIDAHNASLPGGPSNPASIFSHIFVYEAAEGVGLQNAVKRHLDDPRVRHGLLDMVRLFPPDEIVPEPEFRGMQHLPATALRSVIEQLFALPVTVSYDLRQVSDALQRNGFIGNAYSPNDLFHRPFSSLLSIDVSRALREGRPGCPTIDQIESDVAARLQATHAAAEWLRSEHRRRIQAGERAMLRLNKQPFRMQATFDPLAVADLDMLRAFELLENRSGLLETMIKLAQPTRVRREAGRAIGPMRLLNVYKYARSVVIFLSAPPDALDDEIAAGAFGLILSNGEPEYVLEPRMWPQISCELLDPKPNDTTNLRRVRVFRPNFESAVFQEMMRRIGEEGWFLDRSFVDLNTAKADNFISFLAQSGAA